From the Synergistaceae bacterium genome, the window GCTGGCTGAAAGATTAAATATTTCTAAACAGGAAGCAAAAGACATAATGACTCGTTACTTTGATGCAGTGCCGAGCGTTAAAAATTTTATCGATAATATAATCTCTCAAGCAAAATCACGGGGTTATACTCAGACTCTATCAGGCCGAATCAGACCAGTTAACGAGATCCCCGCGAAAAAATCAGCACTTGACCGCGCTATAATTAACTCACCTATACAAGGAACAGCGGCAGACATTGCAAGAATGGCCATGATAAATTGGGAAGGAGATTTATTTTTGCAGGTTCATGACTCTCTAGTGTGTGAGTGCAAAGAGTCAGAAGCTCAAGAAATTGCGCAAATGTTACGTGAAATTATGAAGTCATCAGGGGGCGAAATAAATAATCTTGAAGTCGAGACTAAATCAGGGAAGACTCTAGCAAGTGTGTAAAAATTACGCCTATATGCTAAAATTTAAGCTCGTAGAAATACGTAATTATAATTATGATAATAAAATTTTGAGAGAGGGTTTTATCTATTATGAATTTCCTGCGTAAACAAATGAAATGGGTCATGGCTATAATCGTAATAGCTTTCTTGTTGTCTACATTCTTAATGTATGAAGGCAGAAGTACAAGACGTTCACCGAGCAGAAATCCCGACGGCACTATGTCAGACTATGAAGTCGCACAAATTAACGGGCGTTCTTTAATGCGCTCTGAACTTGAGCAGAGAGTCAGAAATTACCTGCAAAATAATTATAACTCAAGAAATTTAGCATCTCTTGACATGCCAGCGATTTATAATAATGTCCTGAATCAAGCGATTTTAGACTCGCAATTACTCAAAGAAGTTCAGGAGAAAGGCATAACTGTAACAGACGCAGAGGCCGAGCAAGTAATGAAAAATTACGCTGATACTTACTTCCCGACAAGAGAGGCATTTTATCAGGTCTTAGCACAGAACGGAATCAAAATTGAAGACTATAAACAAAATTTAGCGCGTCAAATCGCAACAGAGAGACTCGTACGTCAAGCAGTAGGAGAAATCATAATCAGTGAAGATCAGGCGGCGGAATTCTATGACTCAATGAAGAGTTTAATTTATACTCAGCCTGAAGGATTCATGATTCAAGCCGCGCAGTTTAACACGAGTTCAGACGCAGAAAATTTCAGGTCAAGACTCATTAAAGGCGATTCATGGCTTGCAATTCTATCAGATGACAAATTTGACTCTAAGGACGTAATAAATATCACTAAAGATCCCATTTTTATGCCGTCAACAGCTTTCAGAACGGGAACTTTTACCGTGCTCGCTTCACTTGATATTAATCAGCCCAGCCCGGTTTTTTCCGTGTCGAGCTATGATTTTGCGGTCGCTCTAAAAACTGAACATGTTGACTCAAGCGTAAGGCCTTATAACGAGGTCAGCGGGGATATTAAAGCACTCTTAACTCAACAGGAAGAGAGAAAGAGACTCACGGATTACGAGACGGAATTACGCAATAAAGCACAAGTTGTAATTAATGACGAGTCATTATTTGCCCGCCCTGTAGTCTCTGAAGATGAGCCGCCTAAATTCGATTATGATATAAGCGTTCAGGAAGTCAGCGGGGACTCAACGCCCGAATCAAGTGAGCCAGAATCAAAGCCAGTAGAGACTCAGACTCCCGCAATTAATGAGTCAAAATCTGAAGATAAGCCCGCAATTTCTGAACCTGAAATAAAATCAGAAGACTCAAAACCTGTAGAGACTCCCGCACCCGTTGAAATTAAATCTGAAAACGTGAAAGAGACTCCGGAAATTAACGAGCCTGAAGCAAAACCTGTAGAGACTCCAGCAAAGACTCCGGAAATCAGCGAGTCAAAACCTGAAGATAAGCCTGCAATTTCTGAACCTGAGTCAAAACCTGAAGACTCAAAACCTGTAGAGACTCCAGCAGTTAACGAGCCTGAAGCAAAATTAACAGAGTCTCAAGCAATTAACGAGTCAAAATCAGACGACGCAAAACCGGCTGTAACTCTCGAATTAGAACAGGAATCGCCCGCACCTGACTCAAAACCTGTAGAGACTCCCGCAAAAAATGAGCCTGCAACGGAAATTTTACCCGCTGAAATTAAATCAGAGTCTCAAGACAACGCGCTCGAAAACGGCGAAAATAAACCTATTGATGCCCCTGTTCAAGTTACTGAGACAGTAATAACGGACATTAAGGCCGACGAGAAAATTTTAGAAAGCGTAAATACAGCAGCAAATGAAATAATTTCGTCTGATAAATAATAAGTAACACAGGAAGTGAAATTTTTATATATGGCAGCACGGAAAAAAGTTTTAATTATAGGGTCAGGCCCTATTGTTATCGGTCAGGCTTGTGAGTTCGATTATTCGGGCACACAGGCCTGCAAAGCCCTTAGAAGTCTAGGCTATGAAATTGTCTTAGTGAACTCCAACCCCGCAACTATCATGACAGATCCCGAAATGGCAGATATTACTTATATAGAGCCGCTTAATCTTGAAAGATTAGAGTCAATTATTGCGCGTGAAAGACCTGATTATTTGTTGCCGAATCTTGGCGGGCAGTCAGGTTTGAATTTATGCGCGGAATTAAACAAGGCCGGAATTTTAGCAAAATATAATGTCGAAGTAATAGGAGTTCAGGCAGATGCAATCGAACGCGGAGAAGATCGGGTCGAATTCAAGAAAACAATGCAGAAACTTGGAATCGATATGGCTCGTTCTGAAGTTGCGTACTCTGTTGATGAGGCTTTGAATATCGCTGAAAAATTAAATTATCCCGTTGTCTTGCGTCCTGCTTATACTATGGGAGGTGCAGGCGGGGGACTCGTTTATAATCGCGATGAGTTAAAGACAGTCTGTGAAAGAGGTCTACAGGCCAGTATTGTTCATCAAGTATTAGTTGAGGAGTCTGTGCTCGGCTGGGAAGAGTTAGAGCTTGAAGTCGTCCGCGATAAAGATAATAACATGATAACTGTATGTTTTATTGAAAACGTTGACCCTATGGGAGTTCACACGGGAGATTCTTTCTGCGTCGCGCCCATGTTGACAATTTCGAGCGAACTTCAGGAAAAATTACAGGCTCAAGCATATAAAATTGTCGAACATATAGGAGTAATCGGCGGAACTAATGTACAATTTGCCCATGATCCTAAGACCGGGCGCGTAATAGTAATTGAAATCAACCCGCGTACTTCCCGTTCGTCTGCTTTAGCGTCAAAGGCTACAGGATTCCCCATTGCTTTAATATCTGCAAAATTAGCGGCTGGGCTTTCTTTGAGTGATATTCACTGCGGCAAATTCGGAACTCTTGATAAATATAAACCGGGCGGCGATTATGTAGTTGTGAAATTTGCGCGCTGGGCATTCGAGAAATTCAAAGGTGTACAGGACAAACTCGGAACTCAAATGCGGGCAGTCGGTGAAGTCATGAGCATAGGCCGAAATTTTAAGGAAGCATTACAGAAAGCAATTAGATCACTTGAGAAAGATAGATACGGGCTCGGATTCGCTAAAAATTTTCATGAACTCTCAAAAAATGAATTACTCTCAATGTTAGAATATCCGACGAGTGAGAGATATTTTATTATTTATGAGGCATTGAGGAAGGGCGCAACGGTTGAAGAGATTCATAATTTGACTCATGTAAAGAAATATTTTCTTGAGCAGATTCAGGAATTAGTCATTGAAGAAGAAAAAATTTTAGCTGATAAAAATATTTCGGATAATGCACTAATTCAGGCCAAGCGGGACGGATTCTCTGATAAATATTTAGCGAAATTATTAGACATTCCCGAAAAAGAAATCAGGGATCGCCGCGAAAAATTGAATATCTCTCAAACATGGGAATCTATTCATGTGAGCGGAACTCAAGACGGAGCTTATTATTACTCAACTTATAATAATTCTGACTCATCGTCAAATCAGCAAAATAAAATCTCGCAGTCACGTAAAATTATGATACTCGGAGGCGGCCCTAATCGAATCGGTCAGGGAATTGAATTCGATTACTGCTGTGTTCATGCTGCCCAGAGTCTAAAGCGTCTAGGTTTTGAGACAATTATAGTAAATTGCAACCCTGAAACGGTCTCGACTGATTATGACACTTCAGACAAATTATATTTTGAGCCTCTCACACTTGAGGACGTATTAAGCATATATAAATCTGAACAGCCCGCCGGAGTTATTGCGCAATTCGGTGGTCAAACGCCTTTAAATCTTGCGAGCGAACTGGAGAAAAACGGCGTAAAAATTTTAGGCACTTCACCGGAAATTATTGACTTGGCCGAAGACAGAGGCAGATTTAAATCAGTAATGGACTCGCTTAACATTCCCATGCCGGAGTCAGGAATGGCAGCAGATTTAAATCAAGCTCAGGAAATCGCAAATAAAATCGGTTATCCCGTAATGGTGAGGCCTTCTTATGTGCTGGGCGGCCGGGGAATGGAAATTGTTTACGACTCAGCGAGCTTAAATAATTACGTCAATGCAGCAGTCGGAGTTACTCCGGATCGGCCGATCTTGATAGATAGATTCTTGAATCACGCGCTAGAATGTGAAGCCGACGCTATTTGTGACGGGGTTCATGCTTATGTCCCGGCAGTAATGGAACATATAGAACTCGCGGGGATTCATTCGGGGGACTCGGCCTGCATAATTCCGTCAAGACATATAACGCCCGACTCTCTTGCTGCGATTAAAGAATATACGCGGAAAATTGCCGAAGCTATGCACGTTGTAGGACTCATGAATATTCAGTACGCTATAGAGAATGACAAAGTTTTTGTCTTAGAAGCGAATCCGAGAGCCTCCCGGACTGTTCCATTAGTGTCAAAAGTTTGCGGGATTCAAATGGTGCCTTTAGCAGTTGAAGCAATGACCCGCGATTTAACAGGACTTGACTCGCCGCTTGAAAATTTGCCCGAACGCGTTATACCATACTGGGGAGTTAAAGAGTCAGTATTTCCGTTTAACATGTTTCAGGAAGTAGATCCGGTTTTAGGGCCTGAAATGCGTTCAACCGGTGAAGTATTAGGAATTGCGAAAGAGGCCGGAGAAGCGTTTTACAAGGCAGAAGAGGCAGCAAATTCTAAGCTCCCATTAACTGGGAATGTATTAATTGCAGTGAGTGACTCGGACAAGAAAAATATTTCTGACATTGCAAGAAAATATATTAACGCTGGATTCAAGATTTTTGCGACTGAAGGAACTTGCGAGACTCTAAGAAATTCCGGAATTACTTGCGAAAAAATTTCAGGCCGGCCCGATGCTGTTGACTATGTTATAAACGGTAAAATAAATCTCGTGATAAATACTCCTAGGGAGAAGGCACTAACTCACACGGGGAGCGCATTACGACGCAGCGCAATTAAAGCAAGAGTCCCATATATAACAACTTTAGCAGGAGCAGATGCAGCTATTGAAGGAATTATCACGGTTAAATCGCAAAATAATAATTCTGACTCGTTGCTGTCAATTAAAGAATGGCACAATATGATTAAATAAAAAATTTACAGGTCCCGCGCTTTATAGTGTGAGACCTGTTTTCTTGTTTCTTGATATAAGAAAAATTTTATTGATTAGAGTCTTCCAATAATTATTATAGGCATTATCAGCACTAAGAATATTAACGAGAATATCCCCGCATTACAGCCTGACCCCGAATTTCTGATTCCAGTTGGTATATCTGTATCAGTGTCAGTGTCATCGTCGTCTGTATTAGTATCTTCACCGCCTGCACTTATAGGATTTATAATATCACGTCCTGAAAAATTTAATGCGAGTAAGGGCGTTATTAATTGTCTCTGTTCACTCAACGGATCATTAACTGCGCTTATAGGCACTGCATCAGGACTAATTACTATTGTAGTACGGTCGGACGATGTATATTCAACAGCTCCATTTATGACTCCGTCTTCAGCGAAATCAACCCAAATATTTTGAGCAAGACTGCGCACTGCCTGCCCCTGTGTACTGTTCAGGAAATCGGCCGGAATTAATACGCTGGGAAGATCAAAAATAAATGGCAGCTCGACTTCATGACACGCTAAATATGGGTCAGCTGTAGGAATATTCCAGTAATACATGTATGTTTTGCCTGTTCTGGCAGGTGATGAAGCCATTTGTATAGCCGGGACTCTGAAAAGTAATTCATTCAGAAATTCAGTATATGCCCATACTGATTCAATATCTCCCTGAAGAGTGATAAAATTTTCTGCATTATTAGCCATTGCTTCTCCGTAGTCAGGTATTTGTTTCATTGCATCAGTGAGCTGATTATAAGTCAAACTTAAATAATTAGCAAATACATCAAGACTGCCTATAGCTCCCAAGAAATAACGTACTTCATCAGCATTAGAGCCGATAAGAATATCATAATTACCTGCGTTTTCTGCAAAAGCTGTGTAAACATCTTCAGATAAAATTATGCCGTCACGTTCAGGAAAATTCAATGCGCCGTCAAGTTTTGCTGCTGCGTTTTGTAGATCTTGTGAAGTAAGAGCCATTAAGCCCGTCATGTCTGTTTTTCCGGTGATTTCGAGAA encodes:
- a CDS encoding DNA polymerase I, yielding LAERLNISKQEAKDIMTRYFDAVPSVKNFIDNIISQAKSRGYTQTLSGRIRPVNEIPAKKSALDRAIINSPIQGTAADIARMAMINWEGDLFLQVHDSLVCECKESEAQEIAQMLREIMKSSGGEINNLEVETKSGKTLASV
- a CDS encoding SurA N-terminal domain-containing protein; amino-acid sequence: MNFLRKQMKWVMAIIVIAFLLSTFLMYEGRSTRRSPSRNPDGTMSDYEVAQINGRSLMRSELEQRVRNYLQNNYNSRNLASLDMPAIYNNVLNQAILDSQLLKEVQEKGITVTDAEAEQVMKNYADTYFPTREAFYQVLAQNGIKIEDYKQNLARQIATERLVRQAVGEIIISEDQAAEFYDSMKSLIYTQPEGFMIQAAQFNTSSDAENFRSRLIKGDSWLAILSDDKFDSKDVINITKDPIFMPSTAFRTGTFTVLASLDINQPSPVFSVSSYDFAVALKTEHVDSSVRPYNEVSGDIKALLTQQEERKRLTDYETELRNKAQVVINDESLFARPVVSEDEPPKFDYDISVQEVSGDSTPESSEPESKPVETQTPAINESKSEDKPAISEPEIKSEDSKPVETPAPVEIKSENVKETPEINEPEAKPVETPAKTPEISESKPEDKPAISEPESKPEDSKPVETPAVNEPEAKLTESQAINESKSDDAKPAVTLELEQESPAPDSKPVETPAKNEPATEILPAEIKSESQDNALENGENKPIDAPVQVTETVITDIKADEKILESVNTAANEIISSDK
- the carB gene encoding carbamoyl-phosphate synthase large subunit; translation: MAARKKVLIIGSGPIVIGQACEFDYSGTQACKALRSLGYEIVLVNSNPATIMTDPEMADITYIEPLNLERLESIIARERPDYLLPNLGGQSGLNLCAELNKAGILAKYNVEVIGVQADAIERGEDRVEFKKTMQKLGIDMARSEVAYSVDEALNIAEKLNYPVVLRPAYTMGGAGGGLVYNRDELKTVCERGLQASIVHQVLVEESVLGWEELELEVVRDKDNNMITVCFIENVDPMGVHTGDSFCVAPMLTISSELQEKLQAQAYKIVEHIGVIGGTNVQFAHDPKTGRVIVIEINPRTSRSSALASKATGFPIALISAKLAAGLSLSDIHCGKFGTLDKYKPGGDYVVVKFARWAFEKFKGVQDKLGTQMRAVGEVMSIGRNFKEALQKAIRSLEKDRYGLGFAKNFHELSKNELLSMLEYPTSERYFIIYEALRKGATVEEIHNLTHVKKYFLEQIQELVIEEEKILADKNISDNALIQAKRDGFSDKYLAKLLDIPEKEIRDRREKLNISQTWESIHVSGTQDGAYYYSTYNNSDSSSNQQNKISQSRKIMILGGGPNRIGQGIEFDYCCVHAAQSLKRLGFETIIVNCNPETVSTDYDTSDKLYFEPLTLEDVLSIYKSEQPAGVIAQFGGQTPLNLASELEKNGVKILGTSPEIIDLAEDRGRFKSVMDSLNIPMPESGMAADLNQAQEIANKIGYPVMVRPSYVLGGRGMEIVYDSASLNNYVNAAVGVTPDRPILIDRFLNHALECEADAICDGVHAYVPAVMEHIELAGIHSGDSACIIPSRHITPDSLAAIKEYTRKIAEAMHVVGLMNIQYAIENDKVFVLEANPRASRTVPLVSKVCGIQMVPLAVEAMTRDLTGLDSPLENLPERVIPYWGVKESVFPFNMFQEVDPVLGPEMRSTGEVLGIAKEAGEAFYKAEEAANSKLPLTGNVLIAVSDSDKKNISDIARKYINAGFKIFATEGTCETLRNSGITCEKISGRPDAVDYVINGKINLVINTPREKALTHTGSALRRSAIKARVPYITTLAGADAAIEGIITVKSQNNNSDSLLSIKEWHNMIK
- a CDS encoding carboxylesterase family protein, with protein sequence MKKFLVFIMLLIMCGSCSAADKVPAVCYNGTFNGVLSSDNVITWLGVPYAKPPVGSLRWKAPQAPESSTNTFEADKFSAVPIQKVSDTNPVSLMTQGEDCLSLNIWKASDDNSAASRPVMVWVHGGSFRYNGNARPEWSGHKLAADNPNIMVVSVGYRLGIMGFIDFSEVSGGENFIESGNLGILDILQSLKWLKANIAAFGGDPDNITVFGHSSGAALVSLLMTMPEAQGLFKRAIIQSGSVAMSMARKNSAEDATQLAKKLLEITGKTDMTGLMALTSQDLQNAAAKLDGALNFPERDGIILSEDVYTAFAENAGNYDILIGSNADEVRYFLGAIGSLDVFANYLSLTYNQLTDAMKQIPDYGEAMANNAENFITLQGDIESVWAYTEFLNELLFRVPAIQMASSPARTGKTYMYYWNIPTADPYLACHEVELPFIFDLPSVLIPADFLNSTQGQAVRSLAQNIWVDFAEDGVINGAVEYTSSDRTTIVISPDAVPISAVNDPLSEQRQLITPLLALNFSGRDIINPISAGGEDTNTDDDDTDTDTDIPTGIRNSGSGCNAGIFSLIFLVLIMPIIIIGRL